A region from the Spirochaetota bacterium genome encodes:
- a CDS encoding fused response regulator/phosphatase translates to MADEKKRSEKILIIDDNDDFCQFMKLLLETEGYTVITANNGDDGLRLAIDHLPDCVILDYLIPYVSGVEIAKKFKSDQVLRNIPVIFLTANDSKDALIQGIDSGADDYVIKTNDFDIINTRIKAMLRMKKLQDANVFYMRMLEQDMLYAGKLQSAILQHGYTSIPGAKLIEVYKPYSKVSGDYYDVKKLSEDEYAIVMADVAGHGVAASMLTIFVKSFFENNAVDKDGAISRPDEFLKRLNHLFVSEGFDDSFFTSIFYALYNKNTGRLMYAKAGHPAPLVYRTAEREITPLIAKGMLIGVVDTATYELGETSLAAGDTAFIFTDGIFEIFGANDEIFGEERLSKTFSREMESGTPLERIPSVIMNMVKRFSRDDELRDDVTMLLLSRE, encoded by the coding sequence ATGGCCGATGAAAAGAAACGATCAGAGAAGATACTCATCATCGACGACAACGATGATTTCTGCCAGTTCATGAAGCTCCTGCTTGAGACCGAGGGGTATACGGTCATCACGGCGAACAACGGGGACGACGGGCTGCGCCTGGCGATCGACCATCTGCCCGACTGCGTCATACTCGACTATCTCATCCCCTATGTCTCGGGCGTGGAGATAGCGAAAAAATTCAAATCCGATCAGGTGCTGCGCAATATCCCCGTGATATTCCTCACGGCCAATGACAGCAAGGACGCGCTCATACAGGGCATCGACAGCGGCGCGGACGATTATGTCATCAAGACGAACGACTTTGACATCATCAACACGCGCATCAAGGCGATGCTGCGCATGAAGAAACTGCAGGATGCGAACGTGTTCTATATGCGCATGCTCGAGCAGGATATGCTCTATGCGGGGAAGCTCCAGAGCGCGATACTCCAGCACGGTTATACGAGCATTCCCGGCGCAAAGCTCATCGAGGTGTACAAGCCCTACAGCAAGGTCTCCGGCGATTACTACGACGTAAAGAAACTTTCCGAGGATGAATACGCCATCGTCATGGCGGACGTCGCCGGCCACGGTGTTGCCGCGAGCATGCTCACGATATTCGTCAAATCGTTCTTTGAGAACAACGCCGTCGACAAGGACGGGGCGATAAGCCGCCCGGATGAATTCCTCAAGCGGCTCAATCACCTCTTCGTCTCCGAGGGTTTCGACGACAGCTTTTTCACGAGCATATTCTACGCGCTCTATAATAAGAACACCGGGAGGCTCATGTACGCCAAGGCCGGCCACCCGGCGCCGCTCGTATACCGCACGGCGGAGAGGGAGATCACGCCGCTCATTGCGAAGGGCATGCTCATCGGCGTCGTCGATACCGCCACCTACGAACTCGGCGAGACATCGCTTGCCGCGGGCGATACCGCGTTCATTTTCACCGACGGCATTTTCGAGATATTCGGCGCGAACGATGAGATATTCGGCGAGGAGCGCCTCAGCAAGACATTCTCCCGCGAGATGGAAAGCGGCACGCCGCTTGAGCGCATACCCTCGGTCATCATGAACATGGTCAAGCGCTTCTCCCGCGATGATGAACTTCGTGACGATGTGACCATGCTGCTCTTGAGCCGGGAGTAG
- a CDS encoding RNA polymerase sigma factor produces the protein MGTPNTIPAVPADDIILISGIRQNNMRCYRLFQEKYFGYIRHLFGQWVNDTSDAEELSCDVLAKVIGAIERYDPARGSLKLWIYVIAINTRNDYLRRLAAAEAAATVSLDEPVTSCSDILRIDLLADNNTGSSDLPPSSFAGNPGLQAAQAVINALPIDHRYILQLYSDGYSSSEIAQAIEKPAGTVRSICSRLIATIRSAYENAIMADVAIDTDDSVAPIGDADIPDGTRVPFIEVYGMASAVFSIPAEIFTLFSQRMYGAVFR, from the coding sequence ATGGGAACCCCGAACACAATACCGGCCGTGCCGGCTGACGACATCATCCTCATCTCCGGGATACGCCAGAATAATATGCGCTGCTATCGCCTCTTCCAGGAAAAGTATTTCGGCTATATCCGCCATCTCTTCGGGCAATGGGTGAACGATACGTCCGACGCCGAAGAATTGTCCTGTGACGTTCTGGCCAAGGTCATAGGCGCGATAGAGCGATATGATCCCGCTCGCGGGAGCCTTAAGCTTTGGATATATGTAATAGCCATCAATACCCGCAACGACTATCTGCGGAGGCTTGCAGCGGCTGAAGCAGCGGCGACCGTATCGCTTGACGAGCCGGTCACTTCCTGCAGCGACATACTCCGCATTGACTTGCTTGCGGACAATAACACCGGGAGTTCCGACCTCCCGCCGTCATCCTTTGCCGGAAATCCCGGCCTTCAAGCGGCACAGGCGGTGATAAATGCGCTCCCCATTGACCATCGATATATACTTCAGCTCTATTCCGATGGATATTCATCGTCGGAGATAGCTCAAGCCATAGAAAAACCGGCGGGAACGGTTCGGAGCATCTGCTCTCGGCTTATCGCGACTATTCGTTCCGCGTATGAGAATGCGATAATGGCTGATGTCGCCATCGATACGGATGACAGCGTAGCACCGATTGGTGACGCGGACATTCCTGATGGGACTAGAGTACCCTTTATTGAAGTGTACGGCATGGCATCGGCGGTATTCTCTATCCCTGCGGAGATCTTCACGCTCTTTTCGCAGCGCATGTATGGGGCGGTTTTCAGATGA
- a CDS encoding helicase C-terminal domain-containing protein produces MSDTYRDINALFTPGAIASMRSAIAEADGNEVYFGGNFTEGALVGFASVIARGNRSAVPAIINSSLEYDLVIHNHPGGNLSPSNADVGVASELGNAGVGFVIIDSDVSEMYVVVDPLIAPKAEKLDIPGILFLFTENGDLKKYLSAYEYRHEQTVMVERVLESFNENTHLMVEAGTGVGKSLAYLVPAILWVKANKGRIVVSTNTINLQQQIILKDLPDIIRALAPEIPYALVKGRNNYVCIRKVKSLIAREQEEAALDLKTEEEDFIRSVNDWLSVTSDGSMSDLSEKPRSSLWELVQSEGDSCTKTNCDHYTDCFYYRMRKEINRARILIVNHHILCADLSIHAETGGRFNFLPRYEKVVIDEAHNFEESASRYFGNDGSKFAVVKNINLLYSQRGTKRFGYAQRMRRLIEGTTAMPAADVAEFVTMFDRSFIPACQHARDVLELHAKAFLAYCREHIGGGSEGFKFRVSEEFSQTDHWQKKGTPILRDIVAALTGFVNAAEFLKTSFVDSAITYGIDYQDTLAGAVIYIDRLKSLVTSLSSAIAYDADEFIRWFEVSLSRKGALYLSWHLTPVEVASYLNRFLYSRFDSVVMTSATLTVDKSFSFFEERLGLTFIPKERLVTEHLTSPYDYQNNARMYVATDVSEPNDGAFTGEISRYLLRAMEVTKGRCFVLFTSFSTLRAVYDATYAKLTAMGLTALTQSGEYHRNTLIEMFRQSGNNILFGVDSFWEGVDVVGDNLQMIIIPKMPFSVPTDPVTEARQEYIRRKGGNPFIDYIIPLAVIKFKQGFGRLIRSKKDRGVVLVLDKRILMKNYGAKFINSLPDVTTVRGGLTDIIGDMNEFFGG; encoded by the coding sequence ATGAGTGATACCTACCGCGATATAAACGCCCTCTTCACGCCCGGTGCGATCGCATCGATGAGGAGCGCAATAGCCGAGGCCGACGGCAACGAGGTGTATTTCGGCGGCAATTTCACCGAGGGCGCGCTCGTCGGGTTCGCTTCCGTCATAGCCCGCGGCAATCGCTCAGCAGTGCCTGCCATCATCAATTCATCGCTCGAATACGATCTTGTCATCCATAATCACCCCGGCGGGAACCTCTCCCCATCGAACGCGGATGTCGGTGTCGCGAGCGAACTGGGCAATGCGGGCGTGGGCTTCGTCATCATCGACAGCGATGTGAGCGAGATGTATGTCGTCGTCGATCCGCTCATCGCCCCGAAGGCGGAGAAGCTCGATATACCCGGCATACTCTTCCTTTTCACCGAGAACGGCGATCTGAAGAAGTATCTTTCCGCGTACGAGTACCGTCATGAGCAGACGGTCATGGTCGAACGCGTGCTCGAGTCGTTCAATGAGAACACGCATCTCATGGTGGAGGCGGGTACCGGCGTGGGGAAATCGCTCGCGTATCTCGTGCCGGCGATACTGTGGGTCAAGGCGAACAAAGGGCGCATCGTCGTCTCCACGAACACGATAAATCTCCAGCAGCAGATAATCCTCAAGGACCTCCCCGATATCATACGCGCGCTCGCGCCGGAGATACCCTACGCGCTCGTCAAGGGGCGCAACAATTACGTATGCATACGGAAGGTGAAAAGCCTTATCGCCCGGGAACAGGAAGAGGCGGCGCTCGACCTGAAGACCGAAGAGGAGGATTTCATCCGTTCGGTGAACGACTGGCTCTCCGTCACCAGCGACGGGAGCATGAGCGATCTTTCCGAAAAGCCGCGGTCATCGCTCTGGGAACTCGTGCAGTCGGAGGGCGACAGCTGCACCAAGACGAATTGCGACCACTATACGGACTGTTTCTATTACCGGATGAGGAAGGAGATAAACCGCGCGCGCATACTCATCGTCAATCATCACATCCTCTGCGCCGATCTGTCCATCCATGCCGAGACCGGCGGGCGTTTCAATTTCCTCCCGCGCTACGAGAAGGTCGTCATCGACGAAGCGCACAATTTCGAGGAAAGCGCAAGCCGGTATTTCGGCAATGACGGGAGCAAATTCGCCGTCGTGAAGAACATCAATCTCCTCTACAGCCAGCGCGGGACAAAGCGCTTCGGCTATGCCCAGCGGATGCGGCGGCTCATCGAAGGGACGACGGCCATGCCCGCGGCCGATGTGGCCGAATTCGTGACGATGTTCGACCGCAGTTTCATCCCCGCCTGCCAGCACGCGCGCGATGTCCTTGAGCTTCATGCGAAGGCGTTCCTTGCTTATTGCCGCGAACATATCGGCGGCGGGAGCGAGGGGTTCAAATTCCGCGTGAGCGAGGAGTTCTCGCAGACCGACCATTGGCAGAAGAAGGGCACACCCATTCTCCGCGATATCGTGGCGGCGCTCACCGGTTTCGTCAATGCGGCGGAATTCCTGAAGACATCGTTCGTCGATTCGGCGATAACCTACGGCATCGACTATCAGGACACGCTCGCCGGCGCCGTCATCTACATCGACAGGCTCAAATCGCTCGTGACATCGCTCTCATCCGCCATTGCGTATGACGCCGATGAGTTCATACGCTGGTTCGAGGTATCGCTCTCGCGAAAGGGCGCGCTCTATCTCAGCTGGCATCTGACGCCGGTGGAGGTGGCATCGTATCTCAACCGCTTCCTCTATTCGCGATTCGATTCCGTCGTCATGACGAGCGCGACGCTCACCGTCGACAAGAGCTTCTCGTTCTTCGAGGAGCGGCTCGGCCTTACGTTCATCCCCAAGGAGCGTCTTGTCACCGAGCATCTCACCTCGCCCTATGATTATCAGAACAATGCGCGCATGTACGTCGCCACCGATGTGAGCGAGCCCAATGACGGGGCATTCACCGGCGAGATAAGCCGCTATCTCCTTCGCGCCATGGAAGTGACCAAGGGGCGATGCTTCGTGCTCTTTACATCGTTCTCCACGCTCCGCGCCGTGTACGACGCGACGTACGCAAAGCTCACCGCCATGGGGCTCACCGCGCTCACGCAGTCGGGTGAGTATCATCGCAACACGCTCATCGAGATGTTCCGCCAATCCGGCAACAATATCCTCTTCGGCGTCGATTCGTTCTGGGAGGGCGTCGATGTGGTGGGCGATAATCTGCAGATGATCATCATACCGAAGATGCCGTTCTCGGTGCCCACCGATCCGGTGACCGAGGCGCGGCAGGAATACATACGCAGGAAAGGCGGCAATCCCTTCATCGATTATATCATCCCGCTCGCGGTGATAAAGTTCAAACAGGGGTTCGGGCGTCTCATCCGCAGCAAGAAGGACCGCGGCGTCGTGCTTGTGCTCGACAAGCGCATACTCATGAAGAATTACGGCGCGAAATTCATCAACTCACTGCCGGATGTGACGACGGTGCGCGGGGGACTTACGGATATCATCGGGGATATGAACGAGTTCTTCGGGGGATAG